The following nucleotide sequence is from Podospora bellae-mahoneyi strain CBS 112042 chromosome 1 map unlocalized CBS112042p_1, whole genome shotgun sequence.
TTTCTTTGTGCCTCTACGCAGTATTGTGAGGTTATATGTCCTAACTTGGAGCATGTGAAGCTTTGGCGACGTTCATTACTTTTACGGGCCACCAACAAATAACCCGCCTCATCATCGGTTCGATAAGGGGTCCTATGTCTACCTCTTCGAGGACCCCAATCAGGGACGCGCCCGTTTAGAGATTGCGAACCAGCCAGGCACAGAGGATCAAGACGCATTTGATGGCTGTAAGATACCTTGGCTTTGTCGCACAAGCAATGATGGCACTTGCTAACCAAGCATGTTGCCAGACCTCGACAATGTCCACCTCCAATACACATACAAGCACACTTGCCTTGTAACCCTCATCGTTGGCCAAGTCAATAACCAAGAAGAATGGCACCTTCCAACCTATGACCCCCACAACCAAGCCAAATATCACTACAAACTTCACTCCCTTGACCTCTACTTCTGGACTCACCAAGACGCCCTCGAGTTCGTCAACGGCATCCGCCGCGTCCTTCCCCATACCCAATGCGAAGTCCTCGATGAACCCGGGCCTCCACCCCGTCAACCCACCGAAGCTAGCTCCCTTGTTCAAAAGCTCGAGAAAGTTGCCATCTCCgactcctccccagcccagcaaGCCAACCCCGGCGTCCCGTCTTTCCCCGGCCCTCCGGTGTCCGCAGTAGATGgcaacctccctcctccccctcctcccccagcagcctTCTCACCTATCCCTTACAACCCCGCCGCGCCCGCAGCTCCAGAGCAGCTCCGCCACAGGGAAAAGACTCCCCCTCCTGAAGACGGCGTCGCCAACCCACTCCATCAAACCCTCGCCTATGACGCCGCCACTCCTTTCTCCCCTGGCCTTCCACCCGGACCAAGCCATCTCAGCCCGTTGAGCCCGGgcatcccacctcccaacctccaacacccccccgGAGCGCCAACATTCCCCGGTCCCCCCGTGGCATCACCCGGCTTCGCCCCCCAAGGCTTCGGCTCCCTCGGTGGTGTAGGTgcgcctcctcatccaggcATCACCCGCTCAGTAACCATGCCGGCAGTTGGTACTCCCCTCTCCAGTCCAGGGCTGGTGAGTCCTTACGGAGGCGTCGGGACATTCCCGGGTCAGCCGCAGGTGTATAACCCCGCTGCTGTGGCGGCCGTGTCTCAGACACCTACACCACCTGCCGTGGGTGGGATCGGGGCTTCACCCGGCGTTGGGGTCCAAGGGCCGCAGACGGCGCAGGCGGGGCTGCCGCAGCAGAATGAGTATGCTGTGCATCAGCAGTTTTAtgtgccggaggaggagtatagaccgaagaaggaggtgagggggaagctggaggagaatgcggggaggttggagaggggggtgtcggggatgttgaagaagtttgagaagaagtttggttgagggttggtgatgtgttgAGAGAGGAGTGTTTCTGGGCTAGGCGTGGGGTTAATTAGTTTGGATACAAGGTGTTTGGCAGTTGGTTCGtttcttgctgttgggttAGGCGTATATAGCTTTTTGGTCAAGCACAGCGTTCGTTACACCTTCTCATGGCCCATTGACAGCCTTGTCAGCAGAAGGCACCCTGCTGCCCATCGCCGGGCCAGTCCAGTTCCTCTGCctgcttccaggttgtcagTGGTGTAACTAGGAAGTAAACCCAGCAGAGAAAATGCAGAACATCATCGGAACCGGCCGGTATATcgggcatcatcatcgacaagACTTATCTTTGCCCCATGATAATATGACCTATCACCATCGGGCCGGCCATCggccacacacacacacacacaccaccgcATCGGTTAGGTCACTCGGAATCCGCAACCCCCGTTCCGACCCGTGAGGAGGACAAGCGCAGCGGCGCCGTGCTTATTTTTACGGGGGTGGCTTTTCGCACCACATGGCCCAAATCCTGTGCTTGTCTCACACCATTCTGCCGTTTTGAACGACATCATTCAACATCAATCGTCCGCCTCGCCCCCGTACCACTCCTCTACTGGGCAGAAAGAAGGGAAGATTGCTTTTCCAAGCGGTACAAGCAGCCCTGCTTGAGAATTAAACAAGTATTTGCTTGGTAATTGCTCTGTTTCCTCTTACGTTATGTGCCTGCGTTttggcgttggtgttgagTAATTCCAAAatcctcctcggcacaaCCCCAGGTTTCTTGGTGGAGCTGAGATAGCGGTGATCTGGCCTGGAATCTCTCGGCAGGTATCCATCGTCTTGACGgtgataaaaaaaaaagatgaaaaaCAAGAAGACAGGTTGAGAGAGTTGACATGGCACTGCGAGCTTGATAAATAATCATCTCTCTCGTGCTCCCTCGGTGTTATAAGACGAAAGATTGGTAAATCCCAACAACAGTGCTAAGCTTTTACTTGACGTCTCCAAGAAAATATAGCAGGTACCGGAAGCTTTCTCACCTGCGGCGGAGAAGGGGCATGATACCACACACCATCCAACTAACAAAACTAGACTAAACCAGTTGAGTCCACTTCCTACCCCAGACAAGACACAAAGAAAAGGCGGGGTGGGATTCGGCGCCGGGTTTGCGAATTCCCATGTGGTTCATTGATCAATTTTATTGGAACAAGCGaattcttcttttttcctttttgatGGCTTGTCCCAAAGAAAATTAAGTCCTGGTTATATCCGCTTGACACGGGATGTGGACGGTGATTCCCGAACcttacctaggtaccttCTCCTATGAATACTGATCACTGCCCCGCCGCCACTTGCGTATCCCTTCTTTCAAATGCTCTAAAGGGTGAATGAAAAGATACGAAGTTGTCCCTACCTAATGCCGTCGATGGCCTCATGATTTGATGTTACTCTAGACCTCGTTCCCCTGACGATTTGAAAGTGGATGCTCAGACCATAGACCTCAGCTTATACTTATCCGGACGATAtatccccaccgccaccaaccGAAGTCACTTTTTCTTTGGAACAAAACACCGTTATCCTTTCCAAAGGCAGCTGAAAGAGCCTGTTGGACTGGAAAGAAACAAAGTCAGAAAAGAGGTCTACGAACACAGACCATGAAGGAGAAAGATTCCACATCCGCCTCCGACTCGGACAGAACAGACGGCGAAATCTCAATCCCAAACGACCAGAACATCGCCGGCTTCAAGCCCAGCCACAACACAGAAACAGATCCTGCCTCGAATGTTGACCCACCACCAGATGTGGTCCCAGATGGAGGTCTCACAGCTTGGCTCCAAGTCCTAGGCTCGACCGCTATCCTCGTCAACACCTGGGGTCTTATCAACACCTTCGGGGTCTTCCGTACGTCTTGTTCCATCCCATTCCCCTTTGCGAAATCTAACCCGTTGCACAGAGGCCTACTACGAAACAACCCTCCTatcctcccatccaccctcctcaatctcatGGATCGGCTCTACCCAagccgccctcctcttcttggtcgGCGTGTTCGCCGGTCCTCTCTATGACGCCGGCTActtccgccacctcctcatcaccggcatgttcctcatcgtcttcggCCAGTTCATGACCTCGTTATGTACCGAGTACTGGCAAGTCCTTCTCGCGCAAGGGTTTTGCATGGGGAGCGGCATGGGAATGACTTTCCTACCTTCAGCTGCGATCCTCAGTCAGTACTTTGCCCGCCACCGGGCGTTAGCTTTGGGCATCGCCTCGGCAGGGTCGCCAGTTGCCGGGACGGTTTTTCCGATCATCTTTTcaaagttggagaagagcCTGGGTTTCGGCTGGGCGACGAGGGTGATCGCCTTCATCCTGCTGGGAATGTCGGTCATACCAGTTGCGTTCATGAAGACCAGGGTGCCACCTCACAAGGGGAAGAAGTCGCTGGTCGACAAGAGCCTTTTCAAGGATGGTCCATATTTGAGCTTCACCGCTGGCGGTTTCTTTGCCTTCCTGACGCTCTATGTTCCGTTCTTTTACATCACGCTGTATGGCACATCGCAGGCGTCGGTTACCGAGTCCTTTGCGCCGTATCTGGTTACGTTGCTGAATGCCGGGTCGATTTTTGGCAGAATCATCCCCAACGCGCTGGCGGATCGGTTTGGGTGCCTGAACCTCATGCTCGTTTGCATGTCGGGGAGTGCGATTCTCGTCTTCGGCTGGCTGGGAGTCAAGAATCTCGCTGGATCAGTGGTTTTTGTACTGCTGTATGGTGCCTTCTCGGGCGGCGTGGTCAGCTTGACACCTAGTGTTGTCGTCGAGCTATCTCCTGATCTTTCGAGAGTTGGGACCAGAATGGGTTTTGGGTTCATTGTCTCTGGAACTGCGGTTCTGATTGGGACGCCCATTGCGGGTGCGGTCTTGGGTGGTGAGAGTGCCAATGCCAGATGGGTGCCGACGGTCCTGTATGCTGCCTGTGGGCTTTTGATTGCGACGTTTCTCTACTCGACAGCGAGGTTTTTGCAGTATAGAAAGAAAGGAGGGTGGTAAGAAGTGGTCATGGGGGCATCTCATCATTTCATACCTGCTACTATATGCATTGGGAGAGACGACATGTgcgtggtgtttgggtttgttCATGACAACACGAAAGGCTAGAATAGTCAGTTTACATTAGGTATATGCAACTTACGGATGATGCATGAATATAAAGGAAATAAATAGTACCTTGGCCCAAACTACCGCATCATCTCTGATATCAAGACATCCGCAACTGCCGGGAAGAAGTGTGCCCAGAGAAGTCTGAGTCGTGCTGACACAGTAGTAGATATGCTCGACTGAAACGTGCTTGAAGCCAAGCACATGAAACCAACGTACTCCAGTCTGGAATGGGCAATCATAACCGAGAAGAGTAAAGAGCTACCAGAAAGACGTTTCGTGATATGTTCGTGGTGTTCCATGGATGGAGAGCTCTTGCGTGCCAAGCATCGCCGACAGGGAGCTTAAGCACGGTTCAACTCCGCAACTTGCAGCGTGCACGGATCCCAGAGTGTCCTCGACCCGTTTGACTGCATGTGATCCCCTGCGGAAAAAAAAGTCCCATCATTGTTCCTTCAGAAACGTTACGTCGATGCAGATACGATGTTCTGGTGGCTGGTGGTTCAATTGACAACTGTCATCGGGGTTTAGTATTTACAAGGCTGCTTTGTCTCGGAAACCCAGCGATTGAAGTAACCCGATTTGTCAGAGGGCACAATCTGCAGTCAAAacgcgagggcgagggccGTGATTAATGTCTTACAGCACTTCCGTCAGCCCTTATTCAGCAATGCTAAGGTCAATCTAGAGTGGGGCAGtcctggtgttgaggggCAGTTTGAGAGGGGCAAGGCCTGGGCGACCAACACAGCTAGCTGAACTTCAGCTACGGGCGTGTGGGATACCGCTATTTTGCACTCCGGGGTGTCCTAGACGTTGAGTATCCTATATTTGGTAATGGATCAATAACGTGTGCAGAGACCGGATGCGGACAATGCTAAGCATGGCATTCGCGATATCGGTTATGGAAGCATTTCGAACGTGTTGACAGGCCCGtcgggagggggagccggACCAATTTCGGTGCTATACCGACGCCTCTTGGGCGTTGCGTTACTAGACATCGAACCCCTCCGTCGGTCGCCAGCAATCGTTGATCCAGGGTTGATTATCCGATCATGACGAATGCCGACAAATGCAGATGAGGTACCCGCAACACGGGGGTCTAACCTGAGACCTTCTTTGACGCGGGATCTTCCCTGGGCAGTACCCCATCCCTTCCCGCTGTCATTTTGACAAgtatgtatatatagacttgacttcctccctcttctttgccTATCCGGCTTGGTTACCATTCCCAACATCCAGTTGATACCCACGCCTTGATCTTTGCAAGCACCACTTGATACCCATCAACGTCATATATATACCCACATAACCAGTCAACATGGCTCCCAAGATCGCAATTGTTTACTACTCGATGTACGGCCACATCAAGCAGTTGgctgaggctgagaaggccgGTATCGAGAAGGCTGGCGGCACTGCCGATCTTTACCAGTAAGTTGTCTGCACTTCAGATCATGAGACATGCTAACAGTGAAACACCTAGGGTCCCCGAGACTCTTTCTGACGAGGTCCTCGCCAAGATGTACGCTCCTCCCAAGGCCACAGATGTCCCCGTTCTTGAAGACCCAAGCGTGCTCGAGCAATATGACGCCTTCCTCATCGGCATCCCAACAAGATACGGCAACTTCCCCGCTCAATGGAAGGCTTTCTGGGACAAGACCGGCAAGCAATGGAGCTCCGGTGGTTTCTGGGGCAAGTACGCCGGtgtcttcatctccaccgcctctcAGGGAGGTGGCCAGGAGTCCACTGCTCTCGCCGCCATGAGCACCTTCGCCCACCACGGCATCATCTACGTGCCCCTCGGATACGCCAAGGCCTTCGGCATCTTGACCAACCTGGATGCGGTCCGCGGTGGTAGTGCCTGGGGAGCGGGTACTTTCGCTGGTGGCGACGGCTCTCGCCAGCCTAGTGATGTGGAGAAAGAGCTGGCCACCATCCAGGGCGAGGAGTTTTACAAGACGGTCGCCAAGGCTTTCAGTGCGTGAAATCACCATCGTGAGTGTTTGTGTGGGAGAAGTGGGACGGCATGTGGCTAATAGGTGGTAAAAGGAGGTTCATCGGGGGGAGAGTCAGTTCCTGCAccggctgttgttgagactccagctccagcagctgccAGTGCCCCTGCAGCTGAGGAAAGGCAAACGAGGGCCGAGCAAGTGCCAGAGCACAAGGAGgataaggaggaggaaggaggaccATGCGGATTGCCATCCAAATGCGTCATTCTATGATTTCTGCAAATAGCGTTACAATATTGTTTTTTCCCAGCGAATACACATATGGATATCAAACACACCACACCTGTCGACCAGCTCCAATCCCTTGGCCAACCTTGAACCTGCAACCCTGTATAAGGTATGTGAACAGGCAGGACGTAGCACAACATTTCATCCATTAGGCACCCATCCAGACCATTCCATCGAGATTTCTTTCTTGCATTCTCGGATGAACCTTTCACTCCAAATTCCAACCGCCTCAACTCAATTACAAAGCAATTGACTCACTTGtgagagggttagggttacgCATTAACAAATACATCCTCCACCTGCATCAATTTGTTTTAGCTTTTTTGTTTGCCTTCAAGCCGGCTCGCTTTCAACATTCACTTTGAACTCAAAattttccccctttccaactTTTTCCCAACCTTGAATcccccaatcccatccccgttttcatcaaccacccatctcactcatcctctccaacatcaaaaaTCTTACCATgctcctccgccatccctccctccaccccgacgAAACAAGAGCATCAACCGCCAACAACCAAGACATCTTCCCCAGCATGTCCTCTCACCCAGCCCCCAGCccacaccaagaccaagacgaCACCGAGCCCGAAAACGGCCAGTTCGACGACGTCTGGGGCGACGATGAAGACAATGACTTTatcccctcttccaccaccaccgtctcatcctcatcagaaAGAGAACGTGACATCAACCGCCTCAAAACCCTCCACTCCAAAACCGGCTACATCAACGGCATCACCCACGCCAAATCCACCTCCGTCCAAGCCGGCTTCGACGAGGGGTTCACCCTCGGAGCCAACATCGGCTCTCGGGCCGGGATCCTCCTAGGCATCATCGAAGGCTTCGTGGCTGCTTTTGGGCTGCAGTCTATTTCCACTTCTCCACCTCAGCCATGGGAAACCGCAGAGTGGGGGCGGTTAGAGGTCCTTCTCAACGAAGCCAGGCGAGAGCTTGACGTGAGAAGTGTTTTTGCCAAGG
It contains:
- a CDS encoding uncharacterized protein (EggNog:ENOG503NZNW; COG:S) produces the protein MAARPGEELVATLFGDVHYFYGPPTNNPPHHRFDKGSYVYLFEDPNQGRARLEIANQPGTEDQDAFDGYLDNVHLQYTYKHTCLVTLIVGQVNNQEEWHLPTYDPHNQAKYHYKLHSLDLYFWTHQDALEFVNGIRRVLPHTQCEVLDEPGPPPRQPTEASSLVQKLEKVAISDSSPAQQANPGVPSFPGPPVSAVDGNLPPPPPPPAAFSPIPYNPAAPAAPEQLRHREKTPPPEDGVANPLHQTLAYDAATPFSPGLPPGPSHLSPLSPGIPPPNLQHPPGAPTFPGPPVASPGFAPQGFGSLGGVGAPPHPGITRSVTMPAVGTPLSSPGLVSPYGGVGTFPGQPQVYNPAAVAAVSQTPTPPAVGGIGASPGVGVQGPQTAQAGLPQQNEYAVHQQFYVPEEEYRPKKEVRGKLEENAGRLERGVSGMLKKFEKKFG
- a CDS encoding uncharacterized protein (EggNog:ENOG503NWXD; COG:G), with product MKEKDSTSASDSDRTDGEISIPNDQNIAGFKPSHNTETDPASNVDPPPDVVPDGGLTAWLQVLGSTAILVNTWGLINTFGVFQAYYETTLLSSHPPSSISWIGSTQAALLFLVGVFAGPLYDAGYFRHLLITGMFLIVFGQFMTSLCTEYWQVLLAQGFCMGSGMGMTFLPSAAILSQYFARHRALALGIASAGSPVAGTVFPIIFSKLEKSLGFGWATRVIAFILLGMSVIPVAFMKTRVPPHKGKKSLVDKSLFKDGPYLSFTAGGFFAFLTLYVPFFYITLYGTSQASVTESFAPYLVTLLNAGSIFGRIIPNALADRFGCLNLMLVCMSGSAILVFGWLGVKNLAGSVVFVLLYGAFSGGVVSLTPSVVVELSPDLSRVGTRMGFGFIVSGTAVLIGTPIAGAVLGGESANARWVPTVLYAACGLLIATFLYSTARFLQYRKKGGW
- the PST2 gene encoding flavodoxin-like fold protein (EggNog:ENOG503NU10; CAZy:AA6; COG:S) gives rise to the protein MAPKIAIVYYSMYGHIKQLAEAEKAGIEKAGGTADLYQVPETLSDEVLAKMYAPPKATDVPVLEDPSVLEQYDAFLIGIPTRYGNFPAQWKAFWDKTGKQWSSGGFWGKYAGVFISTASQGGGQESTALAAMSTFAHHGIIYVPLGYAKAFGILTNLDAVRGGSAWGAGTFAGGDGSRQPSDVEKELATIQGEEFYKTVAKAFSA
- the YAE1 gene encoding Essential protein Yae1, N terminal (EggNog:ENOG503P6BT; COG:S); translation: MLLRHPSLHPDETRASTANNQDIFPSMSSHPAPSPHQDQDDTEPENGQFDDVWGDDEDNDFIPSSTTTVSSSSERERDINRLKTLHSKTGYINGITHAKSTSVQAGFDEGFTLGANIGSRAGILLGIIEGFVAAFGLQSISTSPPQPWETAEWGRLEVLLNEARRELDVRSVFAKDWFCEDGTWNYPVGDEESGGEVLFPDVAASHPLIKKWDAIVRREGERFGLDWNVLRDEEGVERGHEYDQEEENSRQGNQPAVAKTGNQALAW